One genomic window of Brienomyrus brachyistius isolate T26 chromosome 16, BBRACH_0.4, whole genome shotgun sequence includes the following:
- the hibch gene encoding 3-hydroxyisobutyryl-CoA hydrolase, mitochondrial isoform X3: protein MSVMILKCSRLRSVFRLRTLHHHLMSSQAGSDVLFERVGSASVITLNRPKALNALNLSMIRHIYPQLKNWEKDPETDLVVIKGAGEKAFCAGGDIRAVTEAGRSGDSLAQDFFREEYILNNTIGTYQKPYVALIDGITMGGGVGLSVHGCFRVATEKTLFAMPETAIGLFPDVGGGYFLPRLQGKLGLFLALTGFRLKGRDVQRAGVATHFVESQKSSLDRDKPFSLTQHLDAINRRTTGHVFRLFEASSMEGILENLRQDGSTFAQKQAETLSKMSPTSLKITFRQLQTGAALSLQEVLVMEYRLSQSCMKGNDFYEGVRAVLVDRDQSPRWQPSSLEGVTEQFLEGCFAPLGEHDLRL, encoded by the exons ATGTCAGTAATGATACTGAAGTGTAGCAG ATTAAGATCAGTCTTCAGATTGCGAACGTTACATCATCATCTG ATGTCCAGTCAGGCCGGATCCGATGTCCTCTTCGAGCGAGTCGGCTCCGCCAGCGTGATAACCCTGAACAGGCCCAAGGCTCTGAATGCCCTCAACCTGTCCATGATCAGGCACATATACCCACAGCTGAAG AATTGGGAGAAGGACCCGGAAACCGACCTCGTGGTTATTAAAGGGGCTGGTGAAAAAGCCTTTTGTGCTGGTGGAGACATCAGAG ccgtcACTGAAGCAGGCAGATCTGGAGACAGCCTTGCCCAGGACTTCTTCCGCGAGGAATACATATTAAACAACACAATCG GAACATACCAGAAACCATATGTTGCCTTGATTGATGGGATAACAATGGGGGGT GGCGTTGGCCTCTCCGTCCACGGATGCTTTCGGGTGGCCACAGAAAAGACTCTGTTCGCCATGCCGGAAACCGCTATCG GCCTGTTTCCTGATGTCGGCGGTGGCTACTTCCTGCCCAGGCTGCAGGGCAAGCTGGGCCTCTTCCTGGCGCTCACTGGCTTTCGCCTCAAAGGGCGGGATGTGCAGAGGGCAGGCGTGGCCACGCATTTCGTGGAGTCCCAGAAG AGCAGTCTGGACCGAGACAAGCCTTTCTCCCTGACTCAGCACTTGGATGCCATCAACAG GAGGACCACTGGTCACGTTTTCAGGCTGTTCGAGGCTAGCAGCATGGAGGGAATCCTGGAGAATCTGCGACAGGACGGCTCGACATTTGCACAGAAGCAGGCAGAG ACACTGTCCAAGATGTCGCCGACATCGCTGAAGATCACCTTCcggcagctgcagacaggggccGCGCTGAGCCTGCAGGAGGTGCTGGTTATGGAGTACCGGCTGAGCCAGTCCTGCATG AAAGGGAATGACTTCTACGAGGGAGTAAGGGCTG TGCTCGTCGACAGGGACCAAAGTCCCAGATGGCAGCCATCCTCACTGGAGGGCGTCACGGAGCAGTTCCTGGAAGGCTGCTTCGCGCCGCTCGGGGAACATGACCTCCGGCTCTGA
- the hibch gene encoding 3-hydroxyisobutyryl-CoA hydrolase, mitochondrial isoform X1, with amino-acid sequence MSVMILKCSRLRSVFRLRTLHHHLMSSQAGSDVLFERVGSASVITLNRPKALNALNLSMIRHIYPQLKNWEKDPETDLVVIKGAGEKAFCAGGDIRAVTEAGRSGDSLAQDFFREEYILNNTIGTYQKPYVALIDGITMGGGVGLSVHGCFRVATEKTLFAMPETAIGLFPDVGGGYFLPRLQGKLGLFLALTGFRLKGRDVQRAGVATHFVESQKLAALEKDLVNLKSPTLDAVGSMLDTYQKQSSLDRDKPFSLTQHLDAINRRTTGHVFRLFEASSMEGILENLRQDGSTFAQKQAETLSKMSPTSLKITFRQLQTGAALSLQEVLVMEYRLSQSCMKGNDFYEGVRAVLVDRDQSPRWQPSSLEGVTEQFLEGCFAPLGEHDLRL; translated from the exons ATGTCAGTAATGATACTGAAGTGTAGCAG ATTAAGATCAGTCTTCAGATTGCGAACGTTACATCATCATCTG ATGTCCAGTCAGGCCGGATCCGATGTCCTCTTCGAGCGAGTCGGCTCCGCCAGCGTGATAACCCTGAACAGGCCCAAGGCTCTGAATGCCCTCAACCTGTCCATGATCAGGCACATATACCCACAGCTGAAG AATTGGGAGAAGGACCCGGAAACCGACCTCGTGGTTATTAAAGGGGCTGGTGAAAAAGCCTTTTGTGCTGGTGGAGACATCAGAG ccgtcACTGAAGCAGGCAGATCTGGAGACAGCCTTGCCCAGGACTTCTTCCGCGAGGAATACATATTAAACAACACAATCG GAACATACCAGAAACCATATGTTGCCTTGATTGATGGGATAACAATGGGGGGT GGCGTTGGCCTCTCCGTCCACGGATGCTTTCGGGTGGCCACAGAAAAGACTCTGTTCGCCATGCCGGAAACCGCTATCG GCCTGTTTCCTGATGTCGGCGGTGGCTACTTCCTGCCCAGGCTGCAGGGCAAGCTGGGCCTCTTCCTGGCGCTCACTGGCTTTCGCCTCAAAGGGCGGGATGTGCAGAGGGCAGGCGTGGCCACGCATTTCGTGGAGTCCCAGAAG CTTGCAGCTCTGGAGAAAGACCTTGTGAACCTGAAGTCTCCAACCTTGGACGCCGTTGGTTCAATGTTGGACACTTATCAGAAGCAG AGCAGTCTGGACCGAGACAAGCCTTTCTCCCTGACTCAGCACTTGGATGCCATCAACAG GAGGACCACTGGTCACGTTTTCAGGCTGTTCGAGGCTAGCAGCATGGAGGGAATCCTGGAGAATCTGCGACAGGACGGCTCGACATTTGCACAGAAGCAGGCAGAG ACACTGTCCAAGATGTCGCCGACATCGCTGAAGATCACCTTCcggcagctgcagacaggggccGCGCTGAGCCTGCAGGAGGTGCTGGTTATGGAGTACCGGCTGAGCCAGTCCTGCATG AAAGGGAATGACTTCTACGAGGGAGTAAGGGCTG TGCTCGTCGACAGGGACCAAAGTCCCAGATGGCAGCCATCCTCACTGGAGGGCGTCACGGAGCAGTTCCTGGAAGGCTGCTTCGCGCCGCTCGGGGAACATGACCTCCGGCTCTGA
- the hibch gene encoding 3-hydroxyisobutyryl-CoA hydrolase, mitochondrial isoform X4 has translation MSVMILKCSRLRSVFRLRTLHHHLMSSQAGSDVLFERVGSASVITLNRPKALNALNLSMIRHIYPQLKNWEKDPETDLVVIKGAGEKAFCAGGDIRAVTEAGRSGDSLAQDFFREEYILNNTIGTYQKPYVALIDGITMGGGVGLSVHGCFRVATEKTLFAMPETAIGLFPDVGGGYFLPRLQGKLGLFLALTGFRLKGRDVQRAGVATHFVESQKSSLDRDKPFSLTQHLDAINRLFEASSMEGILENLRQDGSTFAQKQAETLSKMSPTSLKITFRQLQTGAALSLQEVLVMEYRLSQSCMKGNDFYEGVRAVLVDRDQSPRWQPSSLEGVTEQFLEGCFAPLGEHDLRL, from the exons ATGTCAGTAATGATACTGAAGTGTAGCAG ATTAAGATCAGTCTTCAGATTGCGAACGTTACATCATCATCTG ATGTCCAGTCAGGCCGGATCCGATGTCCTCTTCGAGCGAGTCGGCTCCGCCAGCGTGATAACCCTGAACAGGCCCAAGGCTCTGAATGCCCTCAACCTGTCCATGATCAGGCACATATACCCACAGCTGAAG AATTGGGAGAAGGACCCGGAAACCGACCTCGTGGTTATTAAAGGGGCTGGTGAAAAAGCCTTTTGTGCTGGTGGAGACATCAGAG ccgtcACTGAAGCAGGCAGATCTGGAGACAGCCTTGCCCAGGACTTCTTCCGCGAGGAATACATATTAAACAACACAATCG GAACATACCAGAAACCATATGTTGCCTTGATTGATGGGATAACAATGGGGGGT GGCGTTGGCCTCTCCGTCCACGGATGCTTTCGGGTGGCCACAGAAAAGACTCTGTTCGCCATGCCGGAAACCGCTATCG GCCTGTTTCCTGATGTCGGCGGTGGCTACTTCCTGCCCAGGCTGCAGGGCAAGCTGGGCCTCTTCCTGGCGCTCACTGGCTTTCGCCTCAAAGGGCGGGATGTGCAGAGGGCAGGCGTGGCCACGCATTTCGTGGAGTCCCAGAAG AGCAGTCTGGACCGAGACAAGCCTTTCTCCCTGACTCAGCACTTGGATGCCATCAACAG GCTGTTCGAGGCTAGCAGCATGGAGGGAATCCTGGAGAATCTGCGACAGGACGGCTCGACATTTGCACAGAAGCAGGCAGAG ACACTGTCCAAGATGTCGCCGACATCGCTGAAGATCACCTTCcggcagctgcagacaggggccGCGCTGAGCCTGCAGGAGGTGCTGGTTATGGAGTACCGGCTGAGCCAGTCCTGCATG AAAGGGAATGACTTCTACGAGGGAGTAAGGGCTG TGCTCGTCGACAGGGACCAAAGTCCCAGATGGCAGCCATCCTCACTGGAGGGCGTCACGGAGCAGTTCCTGGAAGGCTGCTTCGCGCCGCTCGGGGAACATGACCTCCGGCTCTGA
- the hibch gene encoding 3-hydroxyisobutyryl-CoA hydrolase, mitochondrial isoform X2 codes for MSVMILKCSRLRSVFRLRTLHHHLMSSQAGSDVLFERVGSASVITLNRPKALNALNLSMIRHIYPQLKNWEKDPETDLVVIKGAGEKAFCAGGDIRAVTEAGRSGDSLAQDFFREEYILNNTIGTYQKPYVALIDGITMGGGVGLSVHGCFRVATEKTLFAMPETAIGLFPDVGGGYFLPRLQGKLGLFLALTGFRLKGRDVQRAGVATHFVESQKLAALEKDLVNLKSPTLDAVGSMLDTYQKQSSLDRDKPFSLTQHLDAINRLFEASSMEGILENLRQDGSTFAQKQAETLSKMSPTSLKITFRQLQTGAALSLQEVLVMEYRLSQSCMKGNDFYEGVRAVLVDRDQSPRWQPSSLEGVTEQFLEGCFAPLGEHDLRL; via the exons ATGTCAGTAATGATACTGAAGTGTAGCAG ATTAAGATCAGTCTTCAGATTGCGAACGTTACATCATCATCTG ATGTCCAGTCAGGCCGGATCCGATGTCCTCTTCGAGCGAGTCGGCTCCGCCAGCGTGATAACCCTGAACAGGCCCAAGGCTCTGAATGCCCTCAACCTGTCCATGATCAGGCACATATACCCACAGCTGAAG AATTGGGAGAAGGACCCGGAAACCGACCTCGTGGTTATTAAAGGGGCTGGTGAAAAAGCCTTTTGTGCTGGTGGAGACATCAGAG ccgtcACTGAAGCAGGCAGATCTGGAGACAGCCTTGCCCAGGACTTCTTCCGCGAGGAATACATATTAAACAACACAATCG GAACATACCAGAAACCATATGTTGCCTTGATTGATGGGATAACAATGGGGGGT GGCGTTGGCCTCTCCGTCCACGGATGCTTTCGGGTGGCCACAGAAAAGACTCTGTTCGCCATGCCGGAAACCGCTATCG GCCTGTTTCCTGATGTCGGCGGTGGCTACTTCCTGCCCAGGCTGCAGGGCAAGCTGGGCCTCTTCCTGGCGCTCACTGGCTTTCGCCTCAAAGGGCGGGATGTGCAGAGGGCAGGCGTGGCCACGCATTTCGTGGAGTCCCAGAAG CTTGCAGCTCTGGAGAAAGACCTTGTGAACCTGAAGTCTCCAACCTTGGACGCCGTTGGTTCAATGTTGGACACTTATCAGAAGCAG AGCAGTCTGGACCGAGACAAGCCTTTCTCCCTGACTCAGCACTTGGATGCCATCAACAG GCTGTTCGAGGCTAGCAGCATGGAGGGAATCCTGGAGAATCTGCGACAGGACGGCTCGACATTTGCACAGAAGCAGGCAGAG ACACTGTCCAAGATGTCGCCGACATCGCTGAAGATCACCTTCcggcagctgcagacaggggccGCGCTGAGCCTGCAGGAGGTGCTGGTTATGGAGTACCGGCTGAGCCAGTCCTGCATG AAAGGGAATGACTTCTACGAGGGAGTAAGGGCTG TGCTCGTCGACAGGGACCAAAGTCCCAGATGGCAGCCATCCTCACTGGAGGGCGTCACGGAGCAGTTCCTGGAAGGCTGCTTCGCGCCGCTCGGGGAACATGACCTCCGGCTCTGA
- the LOC125709628 gene encoding galectin-3-like isoform X2, with product MSGHNQGGYPGAPPGGCPGAPPGGYPGVPPSSCPGVPPGGYPGAPPGGYPGVPPGGYPGVPPAGYPGAPPGSCPGAPPGGRTGICGPPASCQPGGGPCGPPPPGEHGHHHGHGHGHGHGHGHGHGHGHGHGQHHHGHKKHGKHSGSGSDSD from the exons TCACAATCAAG GTGGCTATCCAGGAGCACCACCAGGTGGCTGTCCAGGTGCCCCACCAGGCGGCTATCCAGGTGTCCCACCAAGCAGCTGTCCAGGTGTCCCACCAGGCGGCTATCCAGGTGCCCCACCAGGCGGCTATCCAGGTGTCCCACCAGGCGGCTATCCAGGTGTCCCACCAGCCGGCTATCCAGGTGCCCCACCAGGCAGCTGTCCAGGTGCCCCACCAGGCGGCAGGACCGGTATTTGTGGCCCTCCTGCCTCATGCCAACCAGGTGGTGGGCCCtgtggccctcctcctccagggGAACATGGGCACCATCATGGTCATGGCCATGGTCACGGCCACGGTCACGGTCATGGTCACGGTCATGGTCATGGTCATGGTCAACATCACCATGGTCATAAGAAACATGGCAAG CATTCCGGAAGTGGCAGCGACTCAGACTAG